The following proteins come from a genomic window of Desulfovulcanus ferrireducens:
- the prmC gene encoding peptide chain release factor N(5)-glutamine methyltransferase gives MRSISEVLAQAQSYLSIKDVDSPRLSAQLLLAHVLGCSRTDLYTRPDRLLTPDEYRLFFKLIDRRAQGEPVAYILGQKEFYSLNFKVNSHVLIPRPETETIIDLVCDFFPKEKKIIFADLGTGSGCLAVTIAYLYPLSFGLAIDISTQALKIAMLNASQHKVQNRLAFICADLGTTLKPCSLDLIVTNPPYISEQEFSNLSHEVAKFEPQQALLSGPAGVEFYADIERQSRECLKSTGFLIAEMGYRQSKEVRKIFSSWSDVRIVKDLAGHDRVLVARV, from the coding sequence GTGCGTTCCATATCCGAAGTTCTGGCCCAGGCTCAGTCTTACTTAAGTATCAAAGACGTTGATTCCCCTAGGCTGTCAGCCCAACTCCTGTTGGCCCATGTTTTAGGGTGCAGTCGCACTGACCTTTATACCCGCCCTGACCGCCTCTTAACTCCAGACGAGTACAGACTTTTTTTTAAGTTAATAGATCGCCGGGCCCAAGGTGAGCCTGTGGCTTATATCTTGGGTCAAAAAGAATTTTATAGCCTTAATTTCAAAGTAAATTCCCACGTACTTATCCCAAGACCAGAAACTGAAACTATTATTGACCTGGTCTGCGATTTTTTTCCCAAAGAGAAGAAAATAATTTTTGCAGATTTGGGCACCGGGAGCGGATGCCTGGCTGTTACCATAGCCTATCTATATCCTTTAAGCTTTGGACTGGCTATTGATATTAGTACTCAGGCATTGAAGATCGCAATGTTAAATGCCTCCCAACATAAAGTTCAAAACAGGTTAGCATTTATTTGCGCGGATCTTGGAACTACCCTCAAGCCGTGTTCTCTAGATCTTATTGTCACCAACCCTCCCTATATTTCTGAACAAGAATTTTCCAATTTAAGTCACGAAGTAGCAAAATTCGAACCGCAACAAGCACTGCTGAGTGGTCCCGCAGGTGTTGAATTTTATGCAGACATTGAAAGGCAGTCCAGGGAGTGCTTGAAGTCAACGGGTTTTCTTATTGCTGAAATGGGTTATAGACAGAGTAAAGAAGTCCGTAAGATCTTTTCATCATGGTCAGATGTCCGGATTGTAAAGGACCTGGCTGGGCATGACCGGGTATTGGTAGCCCGGGTTTAA